GCTCCGTTAGTCCGAGTTCTTGTTTGGATCTGTTTCCCTGTTGCATATCCGATCGCCAAGGTACTACTATGCTCCTAGACTCGATGCGATTATCTACAGGACGAGTTATTGAACATGCATGATTTGAACTTTTGCCCTTTCTGTTTCAGCTGCTGGACCATGTGCTTGGTCACGGTAAAGCGGCACTTTTCCGTAGGGCTGAGCTAAAAACACTTGTGACACTGCATGGAAATGAGGTAACAGAACTGGATTATCTAATCTTTCAAATTGAAATACCGTGAGACCGCGTCGATCTTAGACAGTTGTAAGGTATTTATTTCTCTATGTAAGTAGATATTGAGGCCCACTTCTCTCTTCCTGCTCACCGTCTATCCAGGAAACATGATATAGGGTCACACACATTATGTAGTGTCTGCCTAGTAAATGCAATTTTGGACACCTTCATGATAGCAGTTTCTATATCTTCTTAAATGGAATCCACATTCCTTAAATACTGTAAGCATTTTCGGACCATAGTGATATACTCCGCCAAAAAAAATTGCGCATGAAACAGAGAATATGTTAGTGATCTGTGAAGTCTGAATATCTTTGATGTGCAGACGGTGGTTGGTCTGTGGTAGGATACAGAGAGGATCACATTCACAAGTAGCTATAAATACTGATAGGGATGGATTTCACAGAACTTGGCATGTGGGTTCTAGATGCTAGTTTGGATGATACATCATGCGATTGTAGCTAGAAAAACATGTGTAATCCATTATCCCAACCAGAGGTTCCAAACCATGGTGATCTTCTGGTCTACACGTTTACTCTCTGGATTGGTCTGAGATTTATTAGCAGAACGAACTTGATTCATGACAATCTGGTCACCAAATAACCGAGGATACATGCTGCTTCGTCACATGGAAGATCAACAGGCGATACaagtggtcggacccttccccGGACCCTGTGCAAGCGGGAGCTACGTGCACCGGGCTGCCCCTTTAGCTTGATGCATCTTaatatttttttttgcttttgcaAGCTAGTATATTTGTCACTGAACACACCCTAAATAATCCTTGTCACCATTTATTTTATTCACCAGGCATGCCACTTTATCCTCTTTAGCCTGCATTGCTAGTTTTTAATTCCGACTTATCTTATTACTAAACAGGCTGGTAAAGGTGGAGAGTTAACCCACGATGAAACAACTATAATAGCTGGAGCTCTTGAGCTCAGTGAAAAGAAAGCTAAAGATGCTATGACACCTCTTTGTGATACGTTTGTCATTGATATAAATGCAAAGCTCGACAGGTACTGGATTGTCTTATTGAACAAGAATTCGATTAAACATTGGCTACAGTTATGCATGTTTCTCTTTTGTTAAAGTGCATGATGTTCTGTTTAGCACATAGTCCAATCATTTGTGTTCTCTTGTGTGCAGAAAACTAATGCAAGAGGTCATTGAGAAAGGTCATAGCAGAGTGCCAGTTTATTATGAAAAGGATACAAACATTATTGGATTGATATTGGTAATGCTATATTCTGCTTTCAAATTGATATGCAATTTTGTCACAGTTTTTTATTTGGATGAAAGGTTTTAGTATTTTCTATTTCCTCGGAATTAGCACCTACCAGTTTGTGCCTTGTTGGACAATGATATTTGAGCAGAACAGGATTCACAAAATCGACCAGGATCTTTAGTTTCTGGCCAGATAGATATCCACAAGTTACTCTGTAGGTAAAAGGCAGGAAATTGGTGAGCACTGGGGTTGCCAGCCCTGGGTAGAGTAGTTTGATACTTGTATGACTCAAGTTTAGAGTCTGACCAGAGTGGAGGCTTTTGTATCCGTGTACCTGCATTTGAACTAGGATTGCATATTATCTGCAAGAGAGGTGACTGCGCATTAAGGACTTAAGGTGCACACGTGGCATGCTCTGTGAAAGAAGGCATTAAATTTGCGTGCTATCCTTGACCATCATATAGTGATACCGCACTGTTTTGTTATTAGTCATTAACAGTAGTTCAACTTTTAATTTATATGAGGTACGGACATGTAAAGTTGTAAATATACTTTAAACCAGACAGTACTACTGACACTTCTGTTTGCACCTTTTACAAGATGTGGTGCTTTTGCTGTATTTATCTTGTCTATCTGATCAATATGTTCTGTaaattatgcatgtaatatagATATAGTTATAATGTGGGTATAAATTTTGATTTTTATTTTGTATTATTTTATATACAAATAATGTAACTGGTAACCTTTCATGTGGGCAATTGTATTGTACTCATCTACATCTTGCTATATATTTTCAGGTGAAGAATTTATTATCCATTAACCCTGATGATGAAATTCCCATAAAGAGCGTAACCATCCGCAAAATTCCTCGGTACGGTATAGTCCAAAATTTTATGTATATATTTATGCTGTTTAATATAGTTGAGTAACTCCCGTTATATGCAACTATTAATGGCCGTGAATCGCTGGTCTGTAATTTAAATACAAAGGGCTTTCACTGGCTGATCTATATAAGTCAAAATACAAACAAAATGATCTCATACTTGCTTCATATATCTGCTCAAGTGAACTCGTTTTCTCCTTCTGTTAAGTAACACTTTAAGGTGGATTCAGAATTAACAGAGATGGTCTATAATAGAGTTGTAGATGAGTTTTGTTGTCCTTGTCATGTTACAGTCATGATCATATTTCTTAACACGTGTGGACAACATGAATAGAAAATTCTCAATGAAATGAGTGAAGTGGAATACATGAACAGAAGGACGTGTATTTTTGTTCATTGGAAATTCTGGAGTTGTGTACCAAGTATTTGTATGTACAGCTTACATCTCTGCACCTTGTTAAACAATTCAGCGTTTCAGAAGACATGCCCCTGTATGACATCCTAAACGAATTCCAGAAGGGCCACAGCCACATGGCGGTTGTCATAAAGCAAAACATTCCAAGCTACCCAGCTAAGCAGCCCAGCATCGATGGTGGATCTCTTGGTGAGCAGCTCCAAGGCAGTCCGTGGTTCTTCCGAACTTGCACGTCGCACGCACGCATATGTAAACTGCTGCCGTCCAGTTTTCCTCAGTTTCTCTTTGTTGTCCTTCCTTTTGGTGTCAAAAAACAGAGGTCGCCATCGCCATCGATGAGAAGCAGGGTGAGAAGGTTGCGAAGAGTCTCACCCCGCTGCGGAGGTGGAAGAGCTACCCCAACACCCTCAACTCCAACACGGGAAGCAGGAGGGGGAAATGGTCCAAAGACCAGTCGGACGTTCTCCAAGTGCACGAAGAGCCGTTGCCCACGCTGAGCGAGGATGAAGAAGCCGTCGGTATCATAACCATGGAGGATGTCATTGAAGAACTGCTGCAGGTTAGTTCTCGCAAAGAGCTCGTCGTTTTTACCTTGTCCAACGCATGCGACGTGCACCTGTTGCAAAGGATGATATACAGGATAAGTGACATTTCAAATCCGCGCTCATAATGGTGTTGTTCTCCTTGTCAACAACGTAAGATTGTGCTGTACTTGACTGATGATCGTTGTACCAAACCTGTTAAATCAATTACCCGCAAAAAAAATCCTGTTAATCAATGTGGCGTAGACCATGGTTGGTTTAAGCTCAAGCATGTATAGACTGTTTTTTGCAGTACTATGTTAActgtgtttttttgtgtgtgtgtggcgcGCAGGAGGAGATATACGACGAAACCGACGTACATGTTGAGGAACAATAACACATTGCTTGCTAGGGTTTACGCACGCCAGTTTTTTTGTGATGAGGGGAAGAAGAAACAATATATGTATGTATAATAGCGTAATGTTGTACTGCATGTGAATAGACAGGGATGCCGCGAATATTATTAGTTCGTTTGAACTGCTGATACGAATGCCGGGTGCATGCGTTTGTAGGAGAGGATCGATGTCCTGCAGAAACTCACAAGGTTTCCTGAAAACTTGTACCGAACATGTACTGGGATGTTACATGACACTGACAGTGGAGGACACCGATCTCCTCCTCCGATGCCTGCCTGGGTACATCCTCGTTTTTGCGCCCGAGATTGATGGCAGCATCTCCGCTGCAA
This genomic window from Aegilops tauschii subsp. strangulata cultivar AL8/78 chromosome 4, Aet v6.0, whole genome shotgun sequence contains:
- the LOC109782384 gene encoding DUF21 domain-containing protein At2g14520, encoding MAVEYRCCGGAFFEHIAIIVVLVLFAGLMSGLTLGLMSLSLVDLEVLAKSGTDKDRKYAAKILPVVKNQHLLLCTLLICNAAAMEALPIFLDSLVTAWGAVLISVTLILLFGEIIPQSICSRYGLAIGASVAPLVRVLVWICFPVAYPIAKLLDHVLGHGKAALFRRAELKTLVTLHGNEAGKGGELTHDETTIIAGALELSEKKAKDAMTPLCDTFVIDINAKLDRKLMQEVIEKGHSRVPVYYEKDTNIIGLILVKNLLSINPDDEIPIKSVTIRKIPRVSEDMPLYDILNEFQKGHSHMAVVIKQNIPSYPAKQPSIDGGSLEVAIAIDEKQGEKVAKSLTPLRRWKSYPNTLNSNTGSRRGKWSKDQSDVLQVHEEPLPTLSEDEEAVGIITMEDVIEELLQEEIYDETDVHVEEQ